GGATGTTCCACATGCATCATTGGGGTCTTTCTGTAGTTTGTTCTCTAGTTGAACAAGTGCGGAGTGCTGGGCATCAacgagggaaaaaaaagttgtgTCGGTCTTTGACCGGCCGTGGACCAGGTTTGAAAAGCCGATCAATTACCGATTTTTGGAGAGAATAGCTGGAATGTTCTCTCGTCGAATAAGAGAGAATTTTGCAGTGGGCAGAATTAGATACTCTCCTCACCTACCAAATTCGAGAGAACCGACGGGTTCCTGAAATGGCGGTTCTCATGAGGTCTTCAAGCCGCACTCCACTTCCCCAAGGTTTCCACGAGTCTCAAAACAATGTAGCCAAACCTGTGCAGTACTCACAGTTCACATTCATTTTGAGCCATTCTCGATTCATTTGCGTTATAGGATAATCCAGTCACGCATTGCTGAAAAAGAATCGACATCATTCAAGAGGTACGTGTTAAGTTAGGGTTACACATTTTCAATTTGAGAAGAACATGGTAGGTTTTGACTCGAAGGAGCAGCAGTCTGTTGCCGCCCTACTAAAGATTGAAGAAGCTTTCGGGTAATTTGGCAGTGAGAACCGGTGGAGGCCAACTCGGCATTAAAAGAAATCAATGTGTTCTTGCAAATGAACGCTGCCTCAAACAGTTGCGATGGCCCCGAATCTTGCTCAAATTTGGAGACCGGAAAGAATCCAAAGTCATTCGTTTGCTCAGGCTGTCTTCTCTGGGCCACTTGGATTCCGTCGCTTGTCGGTTTTTAGTGACCATTGATGAGACAGCACTCAGCATTCGAGAAGAGTACGAGGTATTCCATCTTGCTCTCACTATAGGGGAAATTCCCTGTCCGAGAAATGGATGTGGCCATCTGCTCTTGGTGGGGCCTTGACTGTGATCCGTTTGCGTGTTCCGGAGccaagtctttttttttgttcgaCCACGACACTTTGCCCGTACTTAAACAGCCGTGTCGATCACTAATTCTCGGCGATTGCTTTCATAAGGCACAAATGCATTTAGGCACTTAAACTTGTAGCATGTAGTTACGAGGTAGCTAAACATGGAACCATCAGATAATTTGGCGTCTTCGATATTCTCATTTCATCGTGACAATATCTCTAAAAACTCCATAGATCCGCCAAGCTTTGCAACCGTCAAAAGTCAAGGCCTCTCTCATTCCTTCTCTTGGTCCCGACAATCCAAATCAAATGACGTACCAAAAGTGAATCTTTCTCAATTACCCCACGTGACCCACCCGGTGAAACTATCGGGAGGATATGAAATCCATTCACGATGCATAGTGGGGATTCATTCCATTTCCAATTGAGTCATCTATGATATAATAATACCCATTGCCTACCAGGTCAGGTCGCGGGTCAGAAACTCCTTTTTTTAAAAGATCGCCATTGTCCTCCTGCGCCATCTGGCTCCTAATCAACCTTTTGCCTTCTTCCGCACGACCCCTCCAGCCCACCCGCCACGATGAGCACGCACCCTTACACCACAGAATTACACATTGCCAGTCTGGCTGTCCAGCGAGCGGCGGTCTTGACGAAAAAGCTCCTCTCCGAAGTTGACAAGGGCGCATTTGACAAGCAAGATTCATCTCCCGTGACCATTGCCGACTTTGCAGCTCAGGCCTCGATCATTGCTGCCATCCATCACAATTTCCCAGACGACCAAATCGTCGGCGAGGAAGATTCGACCGCCTTGCGTGAGAACTCGGCCCTATTAGAACGGACATGGGAACTCGCGACGTCTGTCCATCTCGATGATGCCGCCAGTGAGGCGCTTCTTTACACCCCTAGCTCGCGGGACGAGCTCTTGGACTTGATCGACCTTGGTACGAAAGGCGCTTGCGGCCCCGGGCGTGTATGGACCCTCGACCCCGTCGATGGAACCGCTACGTTTATCAAAAATCAGCAGTACGTGGTGTGCCTATCGCTAGTGGAGGATGGAACACAGCGGGTGGGCGTGCTGGGGTGTCCCAATCTCAAGATTGACGAGGGACCGGTCTCTGAGGAGACGGTTGACCGGGACGGGAACGGGCTGCTTTTGACGGCGATTGCCGGGCATGGGGCGTTCATTGCACCCCTGGGAAAGGGCGCGTTGCATGAGTCTCGACCTTTGGAGAAATTACCTGCCGTGGAAGAGACGAGAGATGTGCGATTCGTGGACACGCAGGCGGCGTCCTCGCATAATCTTGATGTTCATGCGCGCGTCGCCAAGCAGCTGGACTGCCCATGGCCCAATACGGTGGATGTGTGGTCGGCACAGATGCGGTATGTGGCGATTGCAGTACAAGGCGGATGCAATGCCTTTATCAAAGTGCCGCGGGAGAAGAACTATCGATCAAAGATCTGGGATCATGCTGGAGGCATGCTGCTGGTTCAAGAGCTAGGCTGTGTGGTCACCGATTTAGAAGGACAACCTGTGAACTGTGGGTTGGGTCGGACGCTTGGAGGATGCTATGGTATGGTTGTGGCTCCCGCCTCGATTCATGGACGGCTTCTAGAAGCTGTTAAGAGGGCGCGGCAGTCATAGTTATTATCGCCACCATTCGGGACGGTTTTTATGCAACGATCATCGTGTCTATCCAGTAATTACCTTTGCATTGTTGGGCGCAGTTCTCTTAGACGACCAGGAGATGCATTTTTGACCtgataaaaaaaattggCGATGGGAAAATAATCACTCTTTACCAGGGCAGGAAAACAGAGAATACAGTAAATGCTCAGACATTGTCAGTCAAGCTTGAGCAACCTCGAAAAGGTCCAAAAAATAATGCCCTCGTCCAGGTTCGAACTGGAGACCTTCGGATTACCACCCTGTTAGAGCAGGGTCGTCATATAATCCATATGAGACCGACGTCATAACCAACTAGACCACGAAGGCTTGCTGAAATACACCCCGCCTATTGCTAATATAAtccaaatctccatctcATGTATGATTGTCTCGTTTCGCGGCACCCCACTCGGCGGAGGTAGGCGCTCATGGAATAGTTATATAGTGACCCGCACCACAACCCAACACGAGCGTGTAAAATGCCGGAGAATAATCCCTCGCGACCGATGTAGATTTGCAAATTCTATCAAGGCCTACATAATGAAAATTTAATTCAACTCATTCAACTAAAGGCGACCATAGCTCAATTTGATGAACCTTGCCATTGCGTGGATTTATGGGCATGGTTGGCGCCAGCAGTGAACTTAATATGCGCTCTCTCAACTTCCCCAAATCCCCAAGCGAGTTACTCCTTTGGCTTTGTCTCTTCGCCGAGACCTCCTCTAATGCACCTCGTgcgcgaaaaaaaaatactcACGTAGTCCTATACAGACCACAGACTGGTAGAATTTCCCTCAGCCGAGTTTTGAGTCCTGGCCTGTAAATGTATCCGTAGGGTACACTGGAGCCCAGTCTATATCTACCTTGACTTTCCGGAGTTTCAAGCTATGGAAtccttttcctcccttgGACTAGACATGCTTTAAAGTTTACTGAGTCAGGTTATTTGGATTATCCACATGCAAGTGCGAATTTTGAAAGAGGGAGCGGTCAGCGATGATATCCATCGAAAGAATTTATAGTTCACTTGAGTTTTGACATTGACGTGTATGCATACGAACCGAATAGGAATTATAGAATGTAAATCGAGGGGCAGGTAAGTACCGGCGTATGTTCCGACTGTGATATATTTACAGTACTGTCTTCATTTGTGGTATGCACCTAGCTCCCGGCCTGACCCCAACTTGAACTGAAAGGATCCCCCTCGTCAGCTGTGTAACGACGTTGAGTCGAGCCCACCTCGCGCCATTCAAAGGCCTATCAATTCCAAGACTCACTACCTTGTGTATGCAGATCTGGAGTACTCACTCATAGGTATCTAATTCACCCTGAATTGGTCCTAATACAGTAATGCTCCTACCGGGCTGTCCCTCAGTTGAGGAACATTCCCTCTTGTCCGCGGCTCGCAACATATACCTACGGGCCACGCAAGAACACGGTCCTAGATATACATCGCCGGACATTCCACTAGTCCGCCGTGGGTACTATAGGCATAGGATAGTTCGACGACTGAGAATAAGTCATGTCTTGAACCCCATCCAGGTTCATCGACCTGCAGGGGCCGTGCTTGCAGATCACCAATCAGGATGACGACTCCTGGAATGAGCAGGCAAATGGCAGCGACAGGCCCCCGGACTCAAGCGAGCAAGGGGAAAAACTCAATCATTCCACCACTGATGATCGCAGGTGTAAGACAATTCCTTGAGATTAATCTTCCAGTAGAAAGGAGACGGTGTCCGAGGTTGAGTGAGACTCAAAAGAGGTTTGATGCCTTTTAACTCTTCAAGATAAGTGGACTACTCTCCTAGGTATAGGAACCTTATTGAATGTGATTTGGGCCCAAGACTTCTGTTCCTAGTACCAGCCAGCAGGGTCATTTTCTCGGTTCTTTCGCATCTTCCAATTCTAGTACGAAAAACCATTGATTGACTGCGGTAGAAACAAGTGCCTACACAGGTAGCCCTCAGGACGGTAGTGAGCGAGGACTAGTGCGTACTTGGGAGAGACTCGACGGTTGAGTGGAAAAATCCTGAGCAGCCGTCGATTCCAAGTCCAGGTTGGACAGCGGGGAGTGGAGCCGCTAAGATAACCTAAGCTGCTCTGACATCACCCCGAGCGCATCGCGCCTGCAGGTGCCATCTTGCCATCCATTGACCATCGAAAGTGTTTTGCCTGCAGCGGGCAGCTTGCATGGCCACTATTCTGGAAATGGTTGCTTGGGTTGGGTCACCAGACCATCAGACCATGTCGGGGAAACTTTCCAGGCGGCAACCGAGACGAGAAAATCGCCGCACGAGCTGTCAGATAGgacgaggacatggatgCACCAACCTTGGTACATCCAGCGAAGAACGCCATCATTGACCTCATGTATTTACGTGGGAAGATCCAGTCGATGGTCAAACAGCAGATGGGGGGCcgaggggaggaaaaaaaaaggaaatgcaaAGTTATTCGACGAAATTAAAGACCGCTCAACTGTAACCCCAAACTGGGTTACTCGATCAAGACTCTCACCTGACCGTCACGGACAGCTACAAGCGGGGTTGAGCTTGGGTCTTTTGCCTTCCGAAATCAACGTCAATCACCCAACCCTTCATCCTTGCCTCATCTGGTCTTCCTCACTTAACCCCCGCTTTGGTGGTCGTTTTGTGCCCCCCTAAAAGTTCCCTTTTACTCAATCTTCTCTCAGAAACTGCTCTTCTTTGAACTCCAACGTGCAAGATTCCACTCGAAGAATAAACGCTCGGACTGGACAGATGGCAACGTACAATCCGTTTGCTCGCCGTGAGCAGCACCCTGTTAGTGCCCTGAACACCTACCGAGTTCTGGTGCCTCTCACCTGGGCTCTGGTCGTTATTGTCGGCACCTACTATTCCCTTCATTCTCCCGATGATACCAAGGGCGGCAAAAAGCTCTGGAAAAATGCCGACAAGCACAATACCCCATTCAGTCAGAACACGATTGTCACTGGTATCTACTGGTAAGCTCCTGTCCTTGAGTGCATATTATTTCAAAGCCCCATCGCAATCGTTTTGGTCACTGGAAGATGGACCATCGAAGTTAGAACTATGCTAATtgagttctttttttttcaacacTCTAGGATTCTTCTACTTCTCTCCCAGATAAGCTATGTCTACCACCTGTTCTCGAAAGAGGCGACTCTCGTGGTTGCGGCCGCCAATGTCGCTACTCACTTTATCCTGAACAACCTGTTCGTCTTTGCTTGGATTCTCCTGTGGACTCGCAACCACTTCTGGGGCGCTGAGGTTATTCTTGCGGCCCACTTTATCAACCAAACTATCACCTACTGGCGCCACCGGGGGCTTCCCGCCTTTGTTCACCTCCCTGCTGTTGCAGGGCCCTATGCCTGGACTCTCACGGCCCTCTTCTGGAATGGTGCGGTCGCTGTGCACAGTCATAATCTACCCGGCCGAATTGTTGCAAATATTTTCATTTGGGTGATTATGCTCGTTGGTCTCTTCCACATTATCATTCACGAGGACTACATCCTCGGATATTGTCTCAGCTTCCTCACACTGTGTAAGTGATACAACTCTTACCCCATGGAGTATCCCTTTGCTGTCTTACACAAAGGTTCACTAACATTTCCAACTCTTCCAGCATTGGCACTCCGCCAACTTGCAGTCAAGATCATCGCTCTGCAGTGGATCTTTGCATTTGTCATCTTCGGTGTGCTTCTGGTCGCCTCTCTCTACACCTCCACTACGAAATACTATGGTCGTGACACTCTGTTCCGAAGCGTGGCTCACCCCGAGTCGGCGGACCGTGAGCGCCAGCCTCTGCTTAATGAGCAAGCTTAGAGAACTTGCTGGCGCAGAGTGGCCGTGGAAATTGGGAGAGGAGATTCCGATTTTGTTTCCGGAGAGAGACAACCAGTGCGTGACAGGGAAGCCGGTCGCATACTGAAGGCAGGTGGATGACGGAGATTTGGAAGCTTCGTCTGAGGAATGATTTGGTGTTCGTACTTGAGTCCTAAGACTCTACATTTCCCCCTATTAATGCAAGGCGACTAAGTTGGCTGAGAATGGTCTTTAATCACGTGTATTTGTTCacatctctttttctctatGACGTTTCCTGAAATTGCATGCTACTTGTCTTCAATTTGGCGATCAAGAATGATATTCATCCATATTAGCAGCCCATTCTTCATCTAGGACTCAGCTTCAGAGGTTATTTTAAGATCTTGCATACTTATGAGCGGGAGTAGGACCACTCCGGGTAACATATCAATTTAGTGACGATTTCTTGCGACTGTCGACGGCGGTCCGGACTGCGATAGCTACTTCATCTATCGGGTCGCCACTGCCCTGCCTAAAGCTTGACAGTGTGTTCAACATTGACAGACCCCACAATTTGAGGTGGAGCCTTAGAGCCCCTCGATGTCGTGCATCGTCGCTGGAAGGTTGGATGGGACCACGGTAGACTCGCGGGGACACGATCTACGGTGCCGCAATCGCCTCGGTCACTTCACCGTGGGGACGATCCGCTGGAGATGTTACCATTTGCACTGGATCACCCGTGAGAGACATTGGCCTTTGTAAGGAAACTGAGAGCCCCGTGCTGTGTCTATTGCCCAAGGAAGGGTGTCTCCCTGCTGGTACGTGAATTGGGCGGGTACATCGTGCAGCATCCTGCCGAGTTGCCCTGACAACCACCAACCTCCTCCACTTTGTTGATTGCGCTGGCGGAGAAACCGGGCGGGACAAGGTTGTTTGCGGAGGACGTGCGTTGGTAATTGAACATGACCTGTTTCTCTTGATCTCTGCAGTTTTCAATTTCTCAAGCTGTCCATCATTCTCGATCGTCATCTATACCAGAGCTTGTGCCACTCTCTCTTGGAGTGGACATTATCGTTGACATTCCGTCATCAGCATCGACATTCCGCGTGCCTCAAAAAAAGATCATCCGTCTGGTACGACAGTGGACCGTGGAGAATTGCGTCTCACCTTGTCTTGCAAACGTCAAGTCAGAAGGGAGCTGGGAGCCCTCGCACTGCGTTGTTCCTCTGCCCTTTGCgggacgaaaaaaaaatccctaGTATGAAGCAATAGGGTGACTTTCGTATCCTCGATATCGAACACGCTCCATACGTGCACATTATGGATCGATACCCACAATCAACCTATGGCGATGCGCCTCCAGCGTATCTCGACCCCGATGCTCCATTCCTTTCTGATCCAGATTCCCCTCACGCGGCGCCTCGACAAAACGGCGCGACGATGCGACTGCTTCCAACGAGTGTTGGTCACAATAGCGGAGATTTCGACGATGTTCATCGCCCAGCGTCGCCGGTGCATTATCATCCCGCTTACTCTGATTCTACCCCGTGAGTGCAatatattttctttttcgtttaCTGTTTTCAGTGACAAGACACCCTTCTTCCCCACTACATTCCTGGCGTTGCTCTCGTAACGGGGGTGCAATCGTGGGAGCAAACTTCGGGCGTATGTGCTCTTGACAGCGGAGCCGACGCAATCTTGGGTAACTCTATTTGCCTAACGACTTGGGGAATGTGCGTGTCGTGACACGAACCTCAGTGACACGTCTGAACGCTCTCTCTGACTTGCACTGAGTGCTGTCCGCATCCAATCTGCCCATCTTACCTTTTTTGATCATTTCACAaaaccttttttttcccttctcccgAACTTGACATGGACTTGATCCATCTCCAACAAACATGAAAGGCCCTCGAAAACCACGTTCTAACACGAGAATTGGAAATAGAACCGCACATGCACCTTCGTACGACGACCGCTACTACAATGTCCCCAGTGCAGCGTCACCATCGCGTCCAGCTTCAAGCATCGGAAATGCACCCCGAATGCCGGCACCCACTGCCAGCTTAGCCGACACATCGGTGTACCCGTCCATCCCTCCACGCACAGGATCTCCAGTTCGCCCGTGGAGTCCTGGCCACGTTCGACCTCCTTCGGTCTCGAGTGTGGGCTACGAGCGCGCCGATATTAATGGAAGTCCTCGTCCCGGCACACCAAGCTCAAGATATGGAGGAAGTCCACGGAGACCTCTCCCCCCTGCGcctctcttctctgctcCAGCCCCCTCCGCAGGTCCGGACTCTAGCATCGATATTGGCGATGGTCTGGCAGGCCAGGACCCGTtcggtggcggtggtcaGACTATTCACCACACCTCCCGCGGCAGTGTTCGATCCTTCATGAGCGAGTCAACAATGCtaggagatgagaaggatGACATGGCCAAAGTGGACCTGGACGACGACattgacgatgacgaagcgAGCATGATCGATCCGAACCTGCACTACGGACCGGCTCCCGACAAACAGGGTCGACGTGGCGTGCGCCCGACGCAGATGGCGCAGAAGGAAGTCCAGTTGATCAACGGTGAACTGATCCTCGAGTGCAAGATCCCCACGATTCTCCACAGTTTCCTCCCCCGTCGAGATGAGCGTGAGTTCACGCACATGCGGTACACTGCAGTGACCTCTGACCCAGACGAGTTTACAGCTCGCGGGTACAAGCTGCGACAGCAGATTGGTACGACGACTCGCGAGACGGAATTGTTCATCTGTGTGACCATGTACAACGAGGACGAGATCGGTTTTACTCGAACCATGCACGGTATCATGCGCAATATCAGCCACTTCTGCTCGCGGACCAAATCTCGTACTTGGGGCAAAGatgggtggaagaagattgTGGTGTGCATCATCTCTGACGGCCGCAAAAAGGTGCACCCGCGAACTTTGAACGCGCTGGCCGCTCTGGGTGTGTACCAGGAAGGCATTGCGAAAAATATTGTCAATCAGAAGGAAGTGCAAGCCCACGTCTATGAATACACCACGCAGGTGTCACTTGACTCGGATCTGAAGTTCAAGGGTGCGGAGAAGGGCATTGTGCCCTGCCAAGTGATCTTCTGTCTCAAGGAGCACAACAAAAAGAAGCTGAACTCTCACCGATGGTTCTTCAATGCTTTCGGGCGCGCTCTGCAGCCCAACATTTGCATTCTGCTGGACGTCGGTACCAAGCCCGAACCTACCGCATTGTACCACCTATGGAAGGCCTTTGACCAGGATTCCAGCGTTGCTGGTGCGGCTGGCGAAATCAAAGCCGGTATCGGCAAAGCTGGCTTGGGGCTTTTGAACCCGCTCGTCGCCAGTCAAAACTTTGAGTACAAGATGtccaacatcctcgacaAGCCGCTTGAATCTGTGTTTGGATACATTACTGTGCTGCCTGGAGCCCTGAGTGCCTACCGTTTCTTTGCTCTGCAGAACGATGCCGATGGTCAAGGCCCCCTCAACCAGTACTTCAAGGGTGAGACGCTGCACGGTCAAGACGCGGATGTTTTCACCGCCAACATGTACCTGGCTGAAGATCGTATTCTTTGCTGGGAGCTCGTTGCTAagcgagaagagagatggGTGCTGAAGTTTGTCAAGAACGCCGTGGGAGAGACTGACGTGCCGGATTCGGTCCCCGAATTTATCTCACAGCGTCGACGATGGCTCAATGGTGCCTTCTTCGCGGCTGTTTACTCGATCTTTAATTTCAAGCAGATCTGGAAGACCGATCATTCGGTGGCGAGAAAGATCTTGCTTCATATCGAGTTTGTGTATCAGTTCCTCAATCTGTTGTTCACCTACTTTGGTCTGGTAAGTCAATCGCGTCCCTGCTCTTCGATTATATCTCTGGGAGAAGTAGTTTTGTTTAACGATTACATTTGTAATAGGCAAACTTTTATCTCGCTTTCTATTTCATCGCTGGCTCGCTCACCGACGAGAAAATGGATCCCTTCGGCCACAATATGGGCAAGTACATCTTCATCGTGCTTCGCTATGCTTGCGTCTTGATCATGTGCTTGCAATTTATCATCTCTCTCGGAAATCGTCCTCAAGGGTATCTTCCACTCCACTATATTGAATCACGTCGCAAAAAGCTAATCATCTGTACAGTGCCAAAAACCTCTATCTCTCAGGCATCATTGTCTATGCGGTGATCATGTTCTACACCGTGTTCTGCGCCTTGTATCTGGTGGTCAAAGAGCTCATGGCACGTGTGAACGCCAAGGCGGATGAAATCGCTGTCAGCGACTCCCTCCTGCTGAACATTGTCATATCCATGCTGTCCACCGTTGGACTGTACTTCTACAGTTCCTTCCTCTACCTTGATCCCTGGCACATGTTCACCTCGTCTGCGCAATACTTCTTGCTCATGCCGAGTTACATCTGCACCCTGCAAGTGTACGCATTCTGTAACACGCACGATGTGACATGGGGTACCAAAGGTGACAACGTCATCCACACTGATCTCGGTGCTGCCAAAACCGTCAACGGCAACACCGTCGTGATTGAGATGCCATCTGAACAGCTGGATATTGATAGTGGTTACGATGCGGCCCTCCGCAATCTCCGCGACCGCCTCGAGGTTCCCGAGGCCCCGGTCTCCGAGTCCCAGATGCAAGAAGATTACTACCGCGCTGTTCGGACGTACATGGTCTCTATTTGGATGGTGGCTAATGTCATCCTGGGTATGGCTGTCTCCGAGGTTTACGGTGTCGACGCCGGCGGCACGAATATCTATCTTGCGATTGTCCTGTGGTCCGTCGCCGTTCTAGCTGCGGTCCGTGCCATCGGTTCGACCGTGTTTGCCGTCTTGAATGTCGTTCACAAGATCGTGGAAGGCAAGACAAAGTTCGATGCGGGTAACATGTCCAACTTTGCACCTAGCTCGTTTGGTGGAAGTGCGGTTGGAAGCAGCTCAGATGGCCGCGGCAGTGCACCCAAGCCCATTCGCTACAGTGGTGGACCTAGCATCAAGGACCGCATTGCCGAAGCTCGGTGGTCGGTGGGTCGAACCTTGGGCAAGGCCATGTTCTGGCGAAAATAGAAGTgatttgctcttcttctgcagcATTGCTTTTGAGTTGCGTGGCTTGGTCTATTGGACGAGACTTCATCTGCGCTGTCTGATGATTTATTGttatctttttttgtctttcttttgtgaGGCGTTTTACCTCTCACCTAGAACATAGGATGATGAGTTGGGTTAGTGGATTTGTCAGATTTGATTTTGAGTGTTGTTCACCTCTTATCTTGTTATGATGGAAATATTGCTATGTGAAGTGGGGGCTTGATTTGATGGATAATGTACTCCCCCCTTGGCTGCTCCCATGAATTGACCTTTATGGTCCATGAAATGTACTTACGAATGTGTTGATGGTGTTGTGAATCTAATGATAGGGCGATTACCTCCCATTTTCTTGTGCACTCCTTGTCATCGTGATCTCTGTAGTTCTTCTCCATGTTATTCCTCACAGGCTAACCAGCTGAGTCATTCTTGCAAGATCGTTGTCATGCtctcgatgatgatcatgcaACCTTGGTCTTGGATACCTCAAGGCTTGTTCGAGCCTCTTATGTTTTGAGAGGCCCTAATTATTGAATATTCAAGTCCCTGAGGACGCGCTTGGGTCTAGGGACAAGGAGGTCCCAGCTTGTTTCAATATCGTTCTTGCGGAACCACCACTTGAAGGTATATTTCGAATATCGGCTTATGGAGAGAGAACGTTTGATCTAGTCGACTGCAATTGTAGTTATTCGAAATCCATAGCCCAGTGACTTCGGGTGTATTTGTCTGCACAATAAAACAAGGCAAGCTGGCTTTGTGACCGTGTGGACAACTATGCTATCGTCAAGGTCAAGACCGCCCATGCTTTGTATTCTCTGCAATTGAAGAAGATCCTTGACTGAAGCCACTATTTAATCACcgtgtttttctttttcactaTGATCTATATTCGGTGACCCCCCAAGGCACTGTCGTAAATAAAAAAGGAAAGGCATGTTCCGAGGAGATGCAGACTCTCTTCTCGTATGTTCCTCCAGAGCGGGACACGCCATAGGAGGTAGTATTCAAACTGTTCTCTATGCAGGCAAAACGGAATCCAAaagtcaagaaaaagagtcaTGAAAACGTCAGACGTGTAGTCTGAAGTCAACTCCGACTAccagaggaggaagagaaatgCTACAGTGGGACCACAAgcaaacttttttttcacaaaCAAGTAAAGCATGGGGTTCATTTCCATCCGACCTCCATGGAATCTTTCGACCGCGCAGTGTACACCGGTTTTTGCAATATATCGTGTGTAAATTGGAGAATTATAACCTGCATTACTTTGCTCCATCACTGATAATCTCTTTGACAAGCTTTGCAGTTGCCAGCGTCTCCTCGTCCTTGAAATGTCGCCCTGCCAGCTGCAACGCAATCGGCGCCCTTTCATACCTCGCTGGAGACTGATACTTAATCCACTCCCTCGCATCAATCCCGTTCCGGGGGACGTATTTCTGATCCAGGTCTGTAAGCGCGTCCAGTATAGGGTCCACGGTCAGCCCCGAGGGAAAGACCGCAGCCGGCATGTCTGTCATATTCCAGATCGCAGTGTAATTCCAGTACTGCGATTCCCCCATCACCGCTGCCGCGGCTGGATACACAGGACCTAGGATAAAATCAATCTTCCGAAGCTTCAGCATTGCTTGATACTCATCTCGATATGTATCCCGTTCGTGCTGAAGAGTCCAAGCTTCGGGGTGGCTGAGTGGTGTTGCACGGGAGTAAGA
The nucleotide sequence above comes from Penicillium oxalicum strain HP7-1 chromosome II, whole genome shotgun sequence. Encoded proteins:
- a CDS encoding 3'(2'),5'-bisphosphate nucleotidase, which codes for MSTHPYTTELHIASLAVQRAAVLTKKLLSEVDKGAFDKQDSSPVTIADFAAQASIIAAIHHNFPDDQIVGEEDSTALRENSALLERTWELATSVHLDDAASEALLYTPSSRDELLDLIDLGTKGACGPGRVWTLDPVDGTATFIKNQQYVVCLSLVEDGTQRVGVLGCPNLKIDEGPVSEETVDRDGNGLLLTAIAGHGAFIAPLGKGALHESRPLEKLPAVEETRDVRFVDTQAASSHNLDVHARVAKQLDCPWPNTVDVWSAQMRYVAIAVQGGCNAFIKVPREKNYRSKIWDHAGGMLLVQELGCVVTDLEGQPVNCGLGRTLGGCYGMVVAPASIHGRLLEAVKRARQS
- a CDS encoding Chitin synthase A, coding for MDRYPQSTYGDAPPAYLDPDAPFLSDPDSPHAAPRQNGATMRLLPTSVGHNSGDFDDVHRPASPVHYHPAYSDSTPTAHAPSYDDRYYNVPSAASPSRPASSIGNAPRMPAPTASLADTSVYPSIPPRTGSPVRPWSPGHVRPPSVSSVGYERADINGSPRPGTPSSRYGGSPRRPLPPAPLFSAPAPSAGPDSSIDIGDGLAGQDPFGGGGQTIHHTSRGSVRSFMSESTMLGDEKDDMAKVDLDDDIDDDEASMIDPNLHYGPAPDKQGRRGVRPTQMAQKEVQLINGELILECKIPTILHSFLPRRDEREFTHMRYTAVTSDPDEFTARGYKLRQQIGTTTRETELFICVTMYNEDEIGFTRTMHGIMRNISHFCSRTKSRTWGKDGWKKIVVCIISDGRKKVHPRTLNALAALGVYQEGIAKNIVNQKEVQAHVYEYTTQVSLDSDLKFKGAEKGIVPCQVIFCLKEHNKKKLNSHRWFFNAFGRALQPNICILLDVGTKPEPTALYHLWKAFDQDSSVAGAAGEIKAGIGKAGLGLLNPLVASQNFEYKMSNILDKPLESVFGYITVLPGALSAYRFFALQNDADGQGPLNQYFKGETLHGQDADVFTANMYLAEDRILCWELVAKREERWVLKFVKNAVGETDVPDSVPEFISQRRRWLNGAFFAAVYSIFNFKQIWKTDHSVARKILLHIEFVYQFLNLLFTYFGLANFYLAFYFIAGSLTDEKMDPFGHNMGKYIFIVLRYACVLIMCLQFIISLGNRPQGAKNLYLSGIIVYAVIMFYTVFCALYLVVKELMARVNAKADEIAVSDSLLLNIVISMLSTVGLYFYSSFLYLDPWHMFTSSAQYFLLMPSYICTLQVYAFCNTHDVTWGTKGDNVIHTDLGAAKTVNGNTVVIEMPSEQLDIDSGYDAALRNLRDRLEVPEAPVSESQMQEDYYRAVRTYMVSIWMVANVILGMAVSEVYGVDAGGTNIYLAIVLWSVAVLAAVRAIGSTVFAVLNVVHKIVEGKTKFDAGNMSNFAPSSFGGSAVGSSSDGRGSAPKPIRYSGGPSIKDRIAEARWSVGRTLGKAMFWRK